The SAR202 cluster bacterium genomic sequence GGGTGGGGAGGCGGGTGGGGGGGGGGGGGGGGGGGGGGGGGGGATATGGGGCCAGGGCGGCGACGACGCTGGCCTGGGAGATTACCGCCACGAGCAATACCGAAAGGAGAAGAAGCAAAAGCCTGAAGCGCCGACAATTTTAAACATGAATCCTCCTAATAATTTAAAGACCTAACGCAGATCTAGGAAGGAACAGAAATATAGGACTAGTCTTAGCAGACTAGTCCTGAGACGACGAGACTTTAGCCGTAATCGCGAGGTCTTGTCAAGGGAAAAGTTGTCATTAGGTGGGACGCCGGGAAGGAGCTGGCGGATAGAGTTGGGAAGGGCGCGGGCATGGGCTATAATGGCGGCGATATAGAAGGGCAGGTGACGAAATGGCAAAGCCCAAGGTATTTGTCGCACGCCGCATATTCCAAGAAGCGCTGGACATGATCTCTAAGGAGGCGGAGGTGGAGCTATGGGAGGATGAGATGCCGCCGCCCCGCGAGGTGCTGCTGAGGAGGGTGGAGGGGAAGGACGGGGTGCTGTCGCTGCTGACGGACAAGGTGGACGGGGAGCTGATGGACCGGGCGCCGAAACTGAAGGTTATCAGCCAGATTGCGGTGGGGTACGACAATATAGATGTAGCCGAGGCGACGAAGCGGGGGATACCGGTGGGGTACACGCCGGGGGTGCTGACGGACGCGACGGCGGACATGGCGTTCCTGCTGATGATGGCGGCGTCGAGGAGGCTGGTGGAGGGGATGGACTTTGTGCGGGCGGCGAAGTGGAAGACGTGGCACCCGCTGCACTTCCTGGGGCCGGACATATCGGGGGCGACGTTGGGGATTATCGGGATGGGTCGGATAGGGTTCGAGATGGCGAAGCGGGCGCGAGGGTTTTCGATGCCGGTTATATATTCGGACATCTATCGCCGCAAGCCGGAGGAGGAGCGGGAGCACGGGCTGACGTATATGAGCATGGACGATGTGCTGAAGAAGGCGGACTTTGTCAGCGTGCACGTGAACCTGACCAAGGAGACGTATCATCTGATTAGCGACAAGCAGCTGGAGGTGATGAAGCCGACGGCGGTGCTGGTGAACGCGGCGCGGGGTCCCGTGGTGGACCCGAAGGCGCTGTATAAGGCATTGAAGGCGAAGAAGATATTCGCGGCTGGGCTGGATGTGACGGAGCCGGAGCCGATAAAGATGGACGACCCGCTGCTGACGCTGGACAACTGCGTGATAGTGCCGCACATCGCCAGCGCGACGTTTAAGACTAGGTTGAAGATGTCGACGATGGCGGCGGAGAACCTCATCGCGGGGCTGAAGGAGGAGAAGCTGCCGACGTGCGTGAACCCGCAGGTATACGAGGGGAAGAGGTAGGGAGAGAGGGAACGTGCCGCAGGGGCAGGCGGCAGTGATAAAGCATTGTTGAGCCAAGGTTTCACCAGCTTTGCACGGAAATTGGGGGTTGGTCTCATTCGGGGCCACCATCCCCTTTATCCCCTTCCTCTTCGGGAAGGGGAAAGAAAAAGACACCACAACCCCCTCCTTCGACCAGGCTCAGGACGGCGTCTAGCTCCCCCTTCGCCTTTCAGGCCGAAGGGGGAGGACCAGACCAGCCTCCCGAATCCCCACCTGCTTAGACGGCTCATCGCTCCTCATAAACAAGCCCATCATAGAAGAAAATGAAAGCTCGGAACTTCCCTTAATGTGCATCACGCGTATCAAGGGGGAGAAGGTGAGACGAAGGGACGGTGGTCGGTAAAAACGGGGGAACCTGTACTAAAGGACACCTGACACTGGCTTTTCCAGGGCGTTTTACATCGTGAGACCAATGGAGAGGAGCTAGTGATGCTGAAGCGATTGAAGACCAAGATAGCGGTAATAATAGTGGCGGCGGTGGCGGTGATGGCCCTGACGGCGGTGGGTGTGGCCATGGCTGACAGCCACGGTCCGACACCCAACAACCCCAATTCGACGGAGACACAGACGCCGGAGGAGTTGAAGTCGGCGTTGAAGGAAGCGCACGATGAGGTCAAGGATGAGCAGATTGAGGCTCGAATCGCGCTGGCGCTGGCGAAGCTGGTGGAGAAGGGGAAGCTGACGCAGGCGCAGGCGGACGAGCTGATGGCGTGGATTAAGGCCCGGCCGGAGTGGCTGAACAACCCGGTGAACTTCTGGGGCCATCTGCATGGGGATGATGATCATAAGGAGCGGAAGCATGAGGTGAAGGTGCAGATAAAGGAGACCCGGCAGATTATCAAGCAGAAGAATGGTGAGGTTAAGGAGCGGGTGAATGAGGTGCGGGAGAATGTGAAGGAGCGGAACGAGAAGATGCGGGAGGAGATGAAGGCCCGGGAGGAGGAGTTTAAGAAGAGGATGGAGGAGTTCAAGGAGAGGATGAAGAAGATGCACGAAGACGCAAACCATGACTAACGTATGTAAAGGTTAGTCGAGCCGATGGAAAGGCCCTCCGAGGAGTCGGGGGGCTTTTCTTTTGGGAGGGGGAAGGAGTGGTATTGATAAAGGGTCGTGCCTCTGGTGTTTCACCCTCTCTTCCTTCGACCTTGCTCAGGACGGCGTCTGTTCTCCCCTCCCGATTGGCATCGGGATCTCGATTAGATACTGGCTAAGGAGCTCGACGTCAAGGGGGAGAAGGCCTGAGGGGAGAGCGGCGTCGGCTAGATTTATGAAGTGTGCTAATGTGCGGGACGTTGAGATTCCTCCACTACGGTCGGAATGACGTGACCGCCATGCCTGGGGTATGGTTGGCTGAGGGAGGGGGGTTGGGGTATAGTCGGGGCCGAGAAAGCGAGGGCTGACACTTCGACAAGCTTAGGGTGAGCGGCCCTCCAGACGAGGTCAAAGATGAGTAAGAAGGCGAGGGTGTTTGTGACTCGGAGGGTGCCGGAGGAGGCCCTTCGACTACTGGCTCAGGGCGGGCTCCCCCAGTCGGTGGAGGTGGAGGTGTGGCCGGAGGAGGAGCCGCCGCCGCCGGAGGTGCTGCGGGAGAAGGTATCTTCGATAGAGGGATTGTACACGAATATTATGGACAGGGTTGACGATAGCGTGCTGGCGGCGGGGAAGAGCCTGAGGGTGGTGAGCCAGATGGCGGCGGGGCTGGACAACATCGACGTGGGGGCGGCGACTCGGCGGGGGATACCGGTGGGGTATACGCCGGGGATTGTGGCGGCGGCGACGGCGGACCAGACGTTTGCGCTGCTGCTGGCGTCGGCGAGAAGGGTGTCGGAGAGCGGGAGGTGGGTGAGGGCGGGGAACTGGAAGATAGCGTTCCACCCGATGTACTGGCTGGGGTGGGAGGTGCACGGGTCGACGATAGGGATTGTGGGGATGGGGAAGATTGGGATGGAGGTGGCGAAGCGGGCGAGGGGGTTCGATATGCGGGTGCTGTATTGCAGCAGGCGTCGGAACGAGGAGGCGGAGAAGGTGTACGGGGCGGAGCGCCGGGAGCTGGCGTCGTTACTCAGGGAGAGCGATTTTGTGAGCTTGCACGTGCCGCTGACGCCGGAGACTCGTGGGCTGGTGGGGGAGAGGGAGCTTCGGTCGATGAAGAAGACGTCGATACTGGTGAACGCGGCGCGGGGGCCCGTCGTCGACGCAAAGGCGCTGTACCGGGCGCTGAAGGAGGGGTGGATAGCGGGGGCGGCGCTGGATGTGACGGACCCGGAGCCGATGCCGGCGGGGGACCCGCTGCTGACGCTGGAGAATTGCGTGGTGGCACCGCACCTGGGGAGCGCGACGGTGGGGACGCGGACGCGGATGGCGGTGGCGGCTTCCAAGAATTTGTTAGCGGGGTTGAGGGGGGAGAGGCTGCCGCTGTGTGCGAACCCGGAGGTCTACGATTAGGGGAACGTGCCGCAGCGGCAGGAGGCATTGTTGCACGAGTCCTCTTGTCCAGTGTTTCACCCTCACCTTATATCCTCTCCCATCAAGGGAGAGGAAGTTTTTGTGGCGGTGGCGGCTTCCAAGAATTTGTTAGCGGGGTTAAGGGGAGAGAGGGTGCCGTTGTGCCAATCCAGAAGTCTACGATTAGGGAAACGTGCCGCAATGTTAGGAGGCATTGTTGCGCCTGTCGTTGGTGGCAGGGTTTCACCCTCACCTTAGTCCTCTCCCATCAAGGGAGAGGAAAGGAAAAGGGCGGACAAGGGACAGAACCCCCGCAAAGGGAAGGTAATTAAGAAAAGGAAGGTATATGGCTGAGAAGAAGACGAAGCAGCAGTATTTCACGATTGCGGAGGCGGGGAGGCTGATTAAGGGGAGGAAGCTGTCGCCGGTGGAGCTGACCCGGATGTGCCTGTCGAGGATTGAGGAGGCGGACGATAGGGTGCACGCGTATATCACGGTGACGGGGGACATGGCGCTGAAGGAGGCGCGTCGTGCGGAGAGGGAGGTGATGGCGGGGGAGTATCGAGGGGGGATGCACGGGATACCGGTGGGGTACAAGGACCTGTTTATGACCAAGGGGGTGCTGACGACGTGCCACTCCAAGGTGCTGGAGGAGTGGGTGCCGTCGGAGGACGCGACGGCGGTGGTGCGGCTGCGGGAGGCTGGCGCGGTGATGGTGGGGAAGCAGTCGCTGAGCGAGTTTGCGTTTGGGGGGACGAATTTCAAGCTGCCATGGCCGCAGCCGGCGAACCCGTGGGACACGGCGTACAGCCCTGGGGGGAGCAGCAGCGGCAGCGCCATAGGGATAGCCACGGGGATGTGTTTAGGGGCGATGGGGAGCGACACGGGCGGGTCGATACGGGTGCCGTCGTCGCACGTGGGGGTAGTCGGGCTGAAGCCGACGTTCGGGAGGGTGAGCGTGAAGGGGATGGTGCCGCTGAGCTGGTCGCTGGACAACGCGGGGCCCATGGCGTGGACGGCGGAGGACGTGGCGATAATGCTGCAGTCGGTGGCGGGGTACGACGCGTCGGACCCGAACTCGGCCAAGGCGCCGGTGTCGGACTATTTGCAGTGGATCGACGAGGGGGTGGAGGGCATGACGCTGGGAGTGTGCGACGCGTTTATGGACCCGAAGGTGATAAACGGCGAGACGCTGAAGGCGGTGGAGTCGGCGATAGGGGTGCTGAAGAAGCTGGGGGCGAAGGTGAAGAAGGTGTCGTTTCCATCGATGCGATATATGGACTCGGCGTGGACGTGTATTGTGCGGGCGGAGGGGTACACGTACCACGAGTACAATTTGAGGCATCGTCCGGAGGATTTTGGGGAGAACGTGCGGTACAAGCTGAGCGCGGGGTCGCTGTATTCGGCGGCGGACTACATACAGTCGCAGAGGGCACGGCAGGTAATCAAGGCGGAGTTTTTGTCGGTGATGGAGGGGGTGGACGCACTGGTGATGCCGACGACGGTGAAGACGGCGGAGCGGCTGGACGAGTACAACCTGTACAACCCGTCGTGGACGGGGAACTTGACGAGGACCTTCGATATGACGGGGCAGCCGGCGGTGAGCGTGCCGTGCGGGTTTAACGGGAAGGGATTACCTATTGGATTTATGATAGCTGGACGCCCATTTGACGAAGCAACTGTATTAAGAGTTGCACATACATATCAACAAAATACCAAATGGACGCAAAAGAGGCCGGCGGTGTAGGGAGGGAGGCCACCCCACGCCCACGCTGGTGGGAGGTGGCAGTGATAAAGAAACGTTGGTGCCAGGGTTTCACCCTCTCTTCTATTCTCCCCCATCAAGGGGGAGAAAGGGGGAAAGCAGGGCGTTGCACCTACGAAGTGCAATGTGGCACCAGGGTAGTCAGATTCTTCGACTGCGTCCCAATGAGCACATCGGGACTTCGCCCAGAATGACAGTACGCTGCGTGGGTTGCGGGAAGAAGCGTGGCAGCGGACGTTTCGATTAGATCCTGAGTCCTTCCGCGGAAGGGATCAGGATGACATCTTAAAGAAGTGGTTGAGGGGCCGTGGCCGCGGCCTACGGGGCAGGCGGCTTTTAGGGCGGACGTGACGTAGTCTTTGGCCTGGGCGAAGGCGTCGACGAGGGGGAGGTTGTGGGCGAGGCCGGCGGCGATGGCGGAGGCGAAGGTGCAGCCGGTGCCGTGGGTGTTTTTGGTGTCGATGCGCGCTGAGGTGAACTCGTGGAAGGCGTGGCCGTCGTAGAGGCGGTCGGTGGCGGGGCCGGGGAGGTGGCCGCCTTTGACGACGACGGCGCGGGCGCCCATGGCGACGATTCGCTTGGCAGCTTCTTTAGCCTGGGCGGCGTTTGTTATGTTAAGGCCGGTGAGGGCCTCGGCCTCGGGGATGTTGGGGGTAACGACGGCGGCGAGGGGTAGAAGGCGGGTACGGAGGGCGTCGATGGCGTCGGAGCGGAGGAGGCGGTCGCCGGACTTGGCGACCATGACGGGGTCGACGACGAGGTTGGTGACGCGGTGGTGGCGCAGTCGCTGGGCGACGGTGTCGATGATGGAAGCGGAGGAGAGCATGCCGGTCTTGACGGCGTGAGCGCCGATGTCGTCAAGGACGGCGTCGATCTGGGCGGCGATGATATCGGTGGGGATTTCGTGGACGGCGGCGACTCGGAGGGTGTTCTGGGCGGTGACGGCGGTGATGACCGAAGCGCCGTAGCAGCGGAGGGCGGCGAAGGTCTTGATGTCGGCCTGGATGCCTGCGCCGCCGCCGGAGTCGGAGCCGGCGATGGTGAGGCAGATGGGAGGGGTCATATACCCCCCTCTCTAACTCTCCGCCACAAAGAGGAAAGAGTAAGAAGCAATAAGAACTGGCTTTTGTCTAGTGATGACCAGATAGCACACAAACCAGATTCTTCGACTACGTCCGAGTACAGACTTCGCTCAGAATGACAAGTTGTTTCCATTTTAGTAATTAACGCGGCGTCGCTAGTTAATGTCACGTTGAGATTTCTCGGCCGCGCTCGAAATGACGCGACATCCGCCCCTTCACTCGGGCCATGATTCACCGTGGTAGGCCATTTGGAAGAAGAGGTATTCATAGCGGAGCGTGTCGCGGAAGATGCGGCGGAGGCGGGGGATGTTGGGGTTGGGGGTGGAGTCCAGGGTGCGGCGCATCCAAGCGACGAAGGTGGAGAGTTCGTCGCCGGCGTGGATTTCGATCCACTGGCGGTAGAAGGGATCGGAGGGAAGGCCCCTCCCCAGGCCCCGACCCCCCATCCTAACCTTCCCCCTCAAGGGGGGAAGGGACTTGTCGGATGCCGGCGAGCCTTTCACGAGACGCTGGGACCAGTCGACGTAGACCCATTCGGCGCAGAGGAGGGCGGTGAGGATGTCGGGGAAGCTGCCCTGGAGGGCGATGTTTTTGAGGAGGTCGCCGAAGGCGCGGGTGGTGGGGAGGGGTTCGAGGGCGCGGACCTGGGCTTGGGTGAGGCCCATCTTGTCGAAGGCGTCTTGGAAGAGTTTTTCCTCGCCGCCGAGGACGGAGTGGAGGAAGGCGACGAGGGGCCGGGCGTGGTGGAAGTCGGGGGCTTTGGCGGCGCCGAGGGTGAGGAGGTAGACCCAGTCGCGGAGGAAGAGGTGGTCTTGCTGGAAGTAGCGCTGGAATTTGTCCCAGGGGAGGGAGCCGTCGCCGAGTTCCAGGACGAAGGGGTGGGTGACGGTCCTTTCCCAGAGTGGGGCGGCCTCTTTTTTGAGGGTGGAGGTGAGGGAGGGTTGTCTGCGGGTGGGCATGAGGTTAGGGACAACCAATCATCTTGATCTTCCCTAACAGGGAAAGAGACCAGAAGGGAGGCCATGGGAGGTATAGTTCAGCCTGGCGGACGGAGCGTAGTGCTAGTGTTTCACCCTCACCTTCATCCTCTCCCATCAAGGGAGAGGAAAGAAGAAGGGGACTCCAGGCGGGGCATCCTAGTGTAGCGCCTATGCGAGGCAGCAGTCCAAATAGACCCTTCGACTGCGTCCCGACGAGTACATCGGGACTTCGCTCAGGATGACAATTGGGGTTAGTTAACGAAGTCATTGGTGTAGGCCTGGGTGGCGTCTAGGGATTTGTTCAGGAGATTGTTGTCTTGCATCCATTTGGCGAAGTCTACCCATCTGCTGCGGGTCTGGTGGCCGACTTTGGGGGCGTCGGCGACCCAGAGAGGAGCCAGGAGGGCGGCGCCGGGGCGGTCGATGGCCTCGTCGATTTCGGGGCGGAGGCGCTTGAGGGTGTCGACGGCGGCCTGGGGGTCGCGGGCGGCGTCGGTGTAGCCCTTAAGGAAGGCGCGAGTGAACTTTCGGATGGTATCGCGATTGTTTTTGAGATAGTCCTCGTTGGTGACGAGGATAAGCTCGTAGTAGATGGGGACGCCCCAGTCCTCGGCGCGGATAACGTTGACATCGTGGCCCTGATTTTTCATAGCGATGGATTCGTAGGTCCAGTAGCAGCCGACACAGGCATCGACCTGCTTTGCCATCAGAGCTGCGCCGAGGTTAAAGCCAACGTCCACAAGCTCGACGTCCTGGAGGCCCTGGAGGCCGTCGGCTTTGAGCATGGTGTCGAGGAGGGGTTCGTTGGTGGGGATGCCGGGATAGCCGACCTTCTTGCCTTTGAGCTGGCGGGGTTGGGTGATGCCGGAGGTCTTGAGGGTCATGACGGAGTTCAGAGGCCGCTGGACAATGGCGGCGATGGAGACGACGGGTACACCAGCGTTTCGGGCAAGGAGGAGGTCGGGCTGGTAGGAGATGCCGAAGTGGTCAGCGCCGGCGCCGACGGTGACGAGGATGGATGTAGGGTCGGCGGGGGTATAGGCCTCGACGTCCAGGCCTTCGTTGTGGAAGTAGCCTTTGTCGAGGGCGACGAAGAGGCCGGCGTGGTTGGCGTTGGGGAACCAGTCAAGGGCGAGGCGGACTTTTTGGGGGGAGTCGGCGCCGGAGTCGCCGCAGGCGGCGAGGGTGAGGAGTGAGAGGATGAGGAAGATAAGGCACCGCACACTGAAGTGCGCGGCATGGTTTGTGCTCCGCGTCCTGGTTTTACCTCTCGGGGAAGGAGAAGGGATAAGCGCAGCGCGATATGTGGCAGTGATGAAGGATTGTGCCTCTAGGGTTTCACCCCTCACCTTAATCCTCTCCCACAAGGGGAGAGGAAAGAAAACGGGAAGACTCCATCCCAACCTCCCCCGGCTTGGCAGGGAAAGGGATTTTTTACGAAACCCCGTGGTTGGTGATGGCGACAGCGGGGCAGCAGACCAAACAGATTCTTCGACTGCGTCCGAGTACGGACTTCGCTCAGAATGACAAAATTCCCTTCCCAGGCTTCTCCCGCTCGGGGGGGGGAGGGTTGACGGGAGAGGGCGAGGTAACCTCGCCCCTACATTGGGAAGAAGGGGTCTGCTTAGACGCCGGGCTGCTGATGTGAAGGCGTGGACCAGGAATGAGGGTTTGGGCACGTCAGGACTCCATGTTGGAAGTTGGGCGACGCCAGGGGAGGGCGATGCGTTCGGCGAGGACGGCGATGAGGAAGAGGGCCACGCCCATGAAGGCGAGGATAAAGATGGCGGCGAAAACACGGTCAGTCTGGAACTGGGGGATGTCGCGGGTCATGAGGTAGCCGAGGCCCTGGCTTGCGCCGACCCATTCGCCGATGACGGCGCCGATGACGCTGACAGAGGCGGCGATTTTGACGCCGGAGAAAAGGGACGGCATAGATGACGGGACCTGGAGCTTGGCGAAGATTTGCCATCGTGTCGCGCCAAAGGAGCGGAGCATGTTGACGGTGTCGCTGTCCACGGACTTGATGCCGTCGATCATGTTGACGACGATGGGGAAGAAGGAGATCAGGGCGACGACGATGACCTTGGCGGTGAGGCCGTAGCCGACCCATATCAACAGCAGAGGGGCGATGGCGATGATGGGAACGGTCTGGGAGGCGATGACGAAGGGGTAGAGACCACGGTGGAGGAGACGGGAGAGGGCCATGGAGGCGGCGAGGAGCACGCCTGCGCCCAGGGCGACGGCGAGGCCGAGGAGGACCTCCTGGAGGGTTACCAGGGTGTGTTCCCAGAGGAGGGTGCGACTCTGATAAAGCTCGTCGAAGAGGGAGGAGGGAGGAGGGAGGAGCCAGGGGGCAACGTCGGCGAGGCGGACGGAGAGCTCCCAGAGGCCGAAGGCGGCGGCGATAAAGAGGAGGACGGGGGCCCAGGAGAGGATGAGGGCGAGGTTGGGGACCCAAGGCCTTGCAAGCCTGGCGCTAATTTTTTTACGTTCTGCAACAGAAGAATAGAGATGGTTGACCATAATGCCCGTTTTGTGGAGCCAGGGTATCACCCTCATCCTTCGCCTTCTCCCATCAAGGGAGAAGGAATTTTCTTGGTGGCATGCACTCCCTTTACCCTCCATATAAAGCTCAATGGGCACCAAGCGTATGGAACAGGGCTGGCGGTAGAAGTAGTGAGTATAACTTTAGCGTCGCCCATTAGACGGCGGCCTGGCCCGCCACAGGCGGGTGGAGGGCGTTAAGGAGCCTAGCTTTGAGGGAGACGAAGTCGGGGGTTGTGACGATATCGTAGCGGCGGGGTCGTGGGAGGGGCACGTCCAAGGACAGGGTCACGCGAGCGGGCCGGGGGGAGAGGACGTAGACGCGGTCGGAGAGGAGGAGGGCTTCTTCGACATCGTGGGTGACGAGGACGATGGTCTTGCCAAGGGTGTCCCATAGATCCAGGATCCACTGCTGCATCTGGCTGCGAGTGATGGCGTCGAGGGCGCCGAAGGGTTCGTCGAGCAACACGAGTTCCTGGTCGACCAGCAGGGTGCGCATGAGGGCGGCGCGCTGCCGCATGCCGCCGGAGAGGGCCGAGGGGTAGTGGCGCTCGAAGCCCTTGAGGCCGAAGGTAGGCATGAGGTCCAGGGCGCGACGCCGGGCGTCGGCGCGAGGGACACCCATGACCTCGAGGCCGAGGATGGCGTTGTCGAGGACGGAGCGCCAGGGGAGGAGGAGGTCTTTCTGGGGCATGAAGCCGATATGGCCGAGGCGAGGGGTGTCGGAAGAGCCGTCGA encodes the following:
- a CDS encoding D-glycerate dehydrogenase, which gives rise to MAKPKVFVARRIFQEALDMISKEAEVELWEDEMPPPREVLLRRVEGKDGVLSLLTDKVDGELMDRAPKLKVISQIAVGYDNIDVAEATKRGIPVGYTPGVLTDATADMAFLLMMAASRRLVEGMDFVRAAKWKTWHPLHFLGPDISGATLGIIGMGRIGFEMAKRARGFSMPVIYSDIYRRKPEEEREHGLTYMSMDDVLKKADFVSVHVNLTKETYHLISDKQLEVMKPTAVLVNAARGPVVDPKALYKALKAKKIFAAGLDVTEPEPIKMDDPLLTLDNCVIVPHIASATFKTRLKMSTMAAENLIAGLKEEKLPTCVNPQVYEGKR
- a CDS encoding D-glycerate dehydrogenase, with product MSKKARVFVTRRVPEEALRLLAQGGLPQSVEVEVWPEEEPPPPEVLREKVSSIEGLYTNIMDRVDDSVLAAGKSLRVVSQMAAGLDNIDVGAATRRGIPVGYTPGIVAAATADQTFALLLASARRVSESGRWVRAGNWKIAFHPMYWLGWEVHGSTIGIVGMGKIGMEVAKRARGFDMRVLYCSRRRNEEAEKVYGAERRELASLLRESDFVSLHVPLTPETRGLVGERELRSMKKTSILVNAARGPVVDAKALYRALKEGWIAGAALDVTDPEPMPAGDPLLTLENCVVAPHLGSATVGTRTRMAVAASKNLLAGLRGERLPLCANPEVYD
- the gatA gene encoding Asp-tRNA(Asn)/Glu-tRNA(Gln) amidotransferase subunit GatA, which codes for MAEKKTKQQYFTIAEAGRLIKGRKLSPVELTRMCLSRIEEADDRVHAYITVTGDMALKEARRAEREVMAGEYRGGMHGIPVGYKDLFMTKGVLTTCHSKVLEEWVPSEDATAVVRLREAGAVMVGKQSLSEFAFGGTNFKLPWPQPANPWDTAYSPGGSSSGSAIGIATGMCLGAMGSDTGGSIRVPSSHVGVVGLKPTFGRVSVKGMVPLSWSLDNAGPMAWTAEDVAIMLQSVAGYDASDPNSAKAPVSDYLQWIDEGVEGMTLGVCDAFMDPKVINGETLKAVESAIGVLKKLGAKVKKVSFPSMRYMDSAWTCIVRAEGYTYHEYNLRHRPEDFGENVRYKLSAGSLYSAADYIQSQRARQVIKAEFLSVMEGVDALVMPTTVKTAERLDEYNLYNPSWTGNLTRTFDMTGQPAVSVPCGFNGKGLPIGFMIAGRPFDEATVLRVAHTYQQNTKWTQKRPAV
- the thiD gene encoding bifunctional hydroxymethylpyrimidine kinase/phosphomethylpyrimidine kinase; this translates as MTPPICLTIAGSDSGGGAGIQADIKTFAALRCYGASVITAVTAQNTLRVAAVHEIPTDIIAAQIDAVLDDIGAHAVKTGMLSSASIIDTVAQRLRHHRVTNLVVDPVMVAKSGDRLLRSDAIDALRTRLLPLAAVVTPNIPEAEALTGLNITNAAQAKEAAKRIVAMGARAVVVKGGHLPGPATDRLYDGHAFHEFTSARIDTKNTHGTGCTFASAIAAGLAHNLPLVDAFAQAKDYVTSALKAACPVGRGHGPSTTSLRCHPDPFRGRTQDLIETSAATLLPATHAAYCHSGRSPDVLIGTQSKNLTTLVPHCTS
- a CDS encoding ABC transporter permease, with product MVNHLYSSVAERKKISARLARPWVPNLALILSWAPVLLFIAAAFGLWELSVRLADVAPWLLPPPSSLFDELYQSRTLLWEHTLVTLQEVLLGLAVALGAGVLLAASMALSRLLHRGLYPFVIASQTVPIIAIAPLLLIWVGYGLTAKVIVVALISFFPIVVNMIDGIKSVDSDTVNMLRSFGATRWQIFAKLQVPSSMPSLFSGVKIAASVSVIGAVIGEWVGASQGLGYLMTRDIPQFQTDRVFAAIFILAFMGVALFLIAVLAERIALPWRRPTSNMES
- a CDS encoding ABC transporter ATP-binding protein, with translation MPQPNIKLKVSGLRASYTLVARPVPVLDGVDLEARRGQFVSVIGPSGSGKTTLLACVAGLASPDAGVIEIDGSSDTPRLGHIGFMPQKDLLLPWRSVLDNAILGLEVMGVPRADARRRALDLMPTFGLKGFERHYPSALSGGMRQRAALMRTLLVDQELVLLDEPFGALDAITRSQMQQWILDLWDTLGKTIVLVTHDVEEALLLSDRVYVLSPRPARVTLSLDVPLPRPRRYDIVTTPDFVSLKARLLNALHPPVAGQAAV